One Streptomyces sp. CNQ-509 DNA window includes the following coding sequences:
- the panD gene encoding aspartate 1-decarboxylase, with protein sequence MFRTMLKSKIHRATVTQADLHYVGSLTVDEDLMEAADLLAGEQVDVVDIDNGARLTTYVIPGPRGSGVIGINGAAARLVSPGDLVIVISYATVADAEAKALLPRIVFVDGDNRPVRHGSDPAEALPGTATVRGDSVAGD encoded by the coding sequence GTGTTCCGGACGATGCTGAAGTCCAAGATCCACCGCGCTACCGTGACCCAGGCCGACCTGCACTACGTCGGGTCCCTCACCGTCGACGAGGACCTCATGGAGGCAGCCGACCTGCTGGCCGGCGAGCAGGTCGACGTCGTCGACATCGACAACGGCGCCCGGCTCACCACCTACGTCATCCCCGGCCCGCGCGGCAGCGGCGTGATCGGCATCAACGGCGCGGCGGCCCGGCTGGTCAGCCCCGGCGACCTGGTGATCGTCATCAGCTACGCGACGGTGGCCGACGCGGAGGCGAAAGCGCTGCTGCCGCGGATCGTCTTCGTGGACGGCGACAACCGCCCCGTCCGGCACGGCTCGGACCCGGCCGAGGCGCTGCCCGGCACGGCAACGGTGCGGGGCGACTCCGTGGCCGGCGACTGA
- the ppgK gene encoding polyphosphate--glucose phosphotransferase, whose amino-acid sequence MNIMGVDIGGSGIKGAPADLDTGALAEERHKVLTPHPSGPDAVADGVAAVVEHFAGHEGPVGVTFPGVITDGVVRTAANVDKSWVDVDAAALLGDRLGRPVHIVNDADAAGIAELTFGAARGRTGTVIVLTFGTGIGSAVFTGGRLVPNTELGHLELHGHEAEKRASAKEREDKDLSWRHWAHRVQRYLAHLEMLFTPELFVIGGGVSRKADKFLDDITGIRADVVPAELQNNAGIVGAAMAAAAAR is encoded by the coding sequence ATGAACATCATGGGAGTCGACATCGGCGGCTCGGGCATCAAGGGCGCCCCGGCCGACCTGGACACGGGCGCCCTCGCGGAGGAGCGGCACAAGGTGCTCACCCCGCACCCCTCGGGCCCCGACGCCGTCGCCGACGGCGTCGCCGCGGTCGTCGAGCACTTCGCCGGGCACGAGGGCCCGGTCGGCGTCACCTTCCCCGGCGTCATCACCGACGGCGTCGTACGCACCGCCGCCAACGTCGACAAGAGCTGGGTCGACGTCGACGCCGCCGCCCTCCTCGGCGACCGCCTCGGCCGCCCCGTCCACATCGTCAACGACGCCGACGCCGCCGGCATCGCCGAACTGACCTTCGGCGCCGCCCGCGGCCGCACCGGCACCGTCATCGTGCTCACCTTCGGCACCGGCATCGGCAGCGCCGTCTTCACCGGCGGCCGCCTCGTCCCCAACACCGAGCTGGGCCACCTGGAGCTGCACGGTCACGAGGCGGAGAAGCGCGCCTCCGCCAAGGAGCGCGAGGACAAGGACCTGAGCTGGAGGCACTGGGCCCACCGGGTGCAGCGCTATCTCGCCCATCTGGAGATGCTCTTCACGCCCGAACTCTTCGTCATCGGCGGCGGGGTGAGCCGCAAGGCGGACAAGTTCCTCGACGACATCACCGGCATCCGCGCCGACGTCGTCCCCGCCGAACTGCAGAACAACGCGGGCATCGTCGGCGCCGCGATGGCCGCCGCGGCCGCGCGCTGA
- a CDS encoding BCCT family transporter: MLDERVETPAEGGGAPGRSPRTDAVVFGVAAALTLAFVIWGAVATDSLEDVSTSLLNDTMHYGGWAFVLAASGFVIFALWLAFSRYGRITLGREGEQPEFRTVSWVAMMFSAGMGIGLMFYGVNEPLAHFATPPPDTVSAGAGAASRMEVAMATTLFHWTLHPWAIYAAVGLAMAYSVFRRNRRQTISAVFTPLIGPRHANGGAGKVIDILAIFATLFGSAASLGLGALQIGSGVREVGWTSEEVGEGLLILVIGVLTAAFVASAVSGIERGIQWLSNINMVLAAALAVFVFIAGPTILILDLIPTSIGSFFAELPQMMARTEASGGSDVAGWLSGWTVFYWAWWISWTPFVGMFIARISRGRTIRQFVGGVILVPSVVSLLWFCILGGTAMQQEAHGAGITEESTQEGQLFAVLNAYPIAGVTTLLVMVLVGIFFVSGADAASIVMGALSQKGTLEPTRMVVVVWGVLTGAVAAVMLLVGGGGDAALTGLKNLTILVAVPFTLVMIGLCAALMRDLRHDELIVIGEQGEQAVETAVRAGHQHYGGEFELQIRGPAQRLRGGRGPGRDRGDGEGGGDGGDAAPDPGDGRPAD, translated from the coding sequence GTGCTCGACGAACGGGTGGAGACGCCCGCGGAAGGCGGCGGCGCACCGGGGCGCTCACCGCGTACCGACGCGGTGGTCTTCGGCGTCGCCGCCGCGCTGACGCTGGCGTTCGTGATCTGGGGCGCGGTGGCGACGGACTCCCTGGAGGACGTCTCCACGTCCCTGCTGAACGACACGATGCACTACGGCGGATGGGCCTTCGTGCTCGCCGCCTCCGGCTTCGTGATCTTCGCCCTGTGGCTGGCCTTCAGCCGCTACGGCCGCATCACCCTCGGCCGGGAGGGAGAACAGCCGGAGTTCCGCACCGTGTCATGGGTCGCGATGATGTTCAGCGCCGGCATGGGCATCGGCCTGATGTTCTACGGCGTGAACGAGCCCCTCGCGCACTTCGCCACCCCGCCGCCCGACACCGTCTCCGCCGGCGCCGGTGCCGCCTCGCGGATGGAGGTCGCGATGGCGACCACCCTCTTCCACTGGACGCTGCACCCCTGGGCCATCTACGCCGCCGTCGGCCTCGCCATGGCGTACAGCGTCTTCCGCCGCAACCGCCGGCAGACCATCAGCGCCGTCTTCACCCCGCTCATCGGCCCGCGGCACGCCAACGGCGGCGCCGGCAAGGTCATCGACATCCTCGCCATCTTCGCCACCCTCTTCGGCTCCGCCGCCTCGCTCGGGCTCGGCGCGCTGCAGATCGGCAGCGGCGTCAGGGAGGTCGGCTGGACGTCGGAGGAGGTCGGCGAGGGGCTGCTGATCCTCGTCATCGGCGTGCTCACCGCGGCGTTCGTCGCCTCCGCGGTCTCCGGCATCGAGCGCGGCATCCAGTGGCTGTCGAACATCAACATGGTGCTCGCCGCGGCGCTCGCCGTGTTCGTCTTCATCGCGGGACCGACGATCCTGATCCTCGACCTCATCCCGACCTCGATCGGGTCGTTCTTCGCCGAACTGCCGCAGATGATGGCGCGTACGGAGGCCAGCGGCGGCTCGGACGTCGCCGGCTGGCTGTCGGGCTGGACGGTCTTCTACTGGGCGTGGTGGATCTCGTGGACGCCGTTCGTCGGTATGTTCATCGCGCGCATCAGCCGGGGGCGCACCATCAGACAGTTCGTCGGCGGCGTGATCCTCGTGCCCAGCGTGGTCAGCCTTCTGTGGTTCTGCATCCTCGGCGGCACGGCGATGCAGCAGGAGGCCCACGGGGCGGGCATCACCGAGGAGTCGACGCAGGAGGGGCAGTTGTTCGCGGTGCTGAACGCGTACCCGATCGCCGGCGTCACGACGCTGCTGGTGATGGTCCTCGTCGGCATCTTCTTCGTCTCCGGCGCGGACGCCGCGTCGATCGTGATGGGCGCGCTGTCGCAGAAGGGGACGCTGGAGCCGACGCGCATGGTGGTCGTCGTCTGGGGTGTGCTGACCGGTGCGGTCGCCGCCGTCATGCTGCTGGTCGGGGGCGGCGGGGACGCCGCGCTGACCGGGCTGAAGAACCTCACGATCCTCGTCGCGGTGCCCTTCACGCTGGTGATGATCGGGCTGTGCGCGGCGCTCATGCGCGACCTGCGGCACGACGAGCTGATCGTCATCGGCGAGCAGGGCGAGCAGGCGGTCGAGACGGCGGTACGGGCCGGACACCAGCACTACGGCGGGGAGTTCGAGCTGCAGATCCGCGGACCCGCGCAGCGGCTGCGCGGCGGCCGGGGCCCGGGCCGGGACCGCGGTGACGGGGAAGGCGGGGGTGACGGCGGGGACGCGGCGCCGGACCCCGGGGACGGCCGGCCCGCGGACTGA
- a CDS encoding MMPL family transporter — protein sequence MRNLPVRTARWSARHPWRAIAGWFVFVALCLGTGIAVGGNPATTEDFWVGEAGRAEQMATEGGLERKPTEHVLIRAESGRSLDHAAARAAARDITDRMERLPEVASVAAPVRSAHGEALRVPVVLKGAELDGKKNVGPLLEQTGKAAAAHPGVVIEETGSPAISKGVNEQRGEDLALSERISLPVTLVTLLVVFGSFVMAGVPLLLALTSIAAALGLSMTASHLLPDPGVGTNLILLIGLAVGVDYTLFYLKREREERARAEGRLSSAALVELAASTAGRAIVVSGLAVIVSTATLYLATDVIFSSLATGTILVVAMAVVSSLTALPALLVTIGRRTERRAARREARGATPRRRRQRPEHGRVFAALMRPAQRRPAATLVVSVLAMAALAVPALDMKLVDPGKDTFSRDIPAMQTYDRLTAAFPELKVEHEVVARAAAERAPEVRRALAGLGRRVSADPLFVRDAEPAVRTSPDGRTSVLVLSVPHFANSRPAKDSLRHLRDEHLPATVGRLAGVETAVSGDVARGTDYVEDERDKLPLVVGALLLLTFVMTVIAFRSVVIGLLGVVLNLLSAAAALGALVIVFQGTWAEGLLDFDSMGAIASRVPLFLFVILFGLSMDYQVFVVSRIKEARDTGMPARESVIAGIGASAKVVTSAAVVMVTVFAGFVALHLTEMKQMGFCLALAVLLDAVVIRLMVLPAALLLLGERAWWRTPRRPAPLPAAGVPVPVGGADGETARTARNVR from the coding sequence ATGAGAAATCTCCCCGTTCGCACAGCCCGCTGGAGCGCCCGGCATCCGTGGCGCGCGATCGCCGGCTGGTTCGTCTTCGTCGCCCTCTGCCTGGGCACCGGCATCGCCGTCGGCGGCAACCCCGCCACCACCGAGGACTTCTGGGTCGGCGAGGCCGGCCGCGCCGAGCAGATGGCGACGGAGGGCGGTCTGGAGCGTAAGCCCACCGAACACGTCCTCATCCGCGCCGAGTCCGGCCGCTCCCTCGACCACGCCGCCGCCCGCGCGGCCGCCCGGGACATCACCGACCGGATGGAGCGGCTTCCCGAAGTGGCGTCCGTCGCCGCGCCCGTACGCTCCGCCCACGGCGAGGCGCTGCGGGTGCCGGTCGTGCTGAAGGGGGCCGAGCTGGACGGGAAGAAGAACGTCGGGCCCCTGCTGGAGCAGACCGGGAAGGCGGCCGCGGCTCACCCCGGCGTCGTCATCGAGGAGACCGGTTCGCCCGCGATCAGCAAGGGGGTCAACGAGCAGCGCGGCGAGGACCTGGCGCTCTCCGAGCGCATCTCGCTGCCCGTCACGCTCGTCACGCTGCTCGTCGTCTTCGGGTCCTTCGTCATGGCCGGCGTGCCGCTGCTGCTGGCCCTGACGTCGATCGCCGCGGCGCTCGGCCTGTCGATGACGGCCTCCCACCTGCTGCCCGACCCCGGCGTCGGTACCAACCTGATCCTGCTCATCGGCCTCGCCGTCGGCGTCGACTACACGCTCTTCTACCTCAAGCGCGAACGAGAGGAGCGCGCCCGCGCCGAAGGAAGGCTGTCGTCCGCCGCCCTCGTCGAACTGGCGGCGTCGACGGCCGGGCGCGCCATCGTCGTCTCCGGCCTCGCCGTCATCGTCTCCACCGCCACCCTCTACCTCGCCACCGACGTCATCTTCTCCTCCCTCGCCACGGGCACGATCCTCGTGGTGGCCATGGCCGTCGTCAGCTCCCTGACGGCGTTGCCCGCGCTGCTCGTGACCATCGGCCGCCGCACCGAGCGGCGGGCCGCACGTCGTGAGGCGCGCGGGGCCACCCCGCGCCGGCGCCGGCAACGCCCCGAGCACGGCCGGGTCTTCGCCGCGCTGATGCGGCCCGCGCAGCGGCGTCCCGCCGCCACCCTGGTCGTCTCCGTGCTGGCCATGGCCGCGCTCGCCGTGCCCGCGCTCGATATGAAGCTCGTGGACCCCGGCAAGGACACCTTCTCCCGCGACATCCCCGCCATGCAGACGTACGACCGGCTGACCGCCGCCTTCCCCGAGCTGAAGGTGGAGCACGAGGTCGTCGCCCGGGCCGCCGCGGAGCGCGCCCCCGAGGTGCGGCGGGCGCTGGCCGGGCTGGGCCGGCGGGTGTCGGCCGACCCGCTGTTCGTCCGGGACGCCGAGCCCGCGGTACGTACCTCACCGGACGGCCGGACCAGCGTGCTCGTGCTCTCCGTACCGCACTTCGCCAACTCCCGGCCCGCGAAGGACTCGCTGCGGCATCTGCGCGACGAGCACCTGCCCGCGACCGTCGGGCGGCTGGCCGGCGTCGAGACGGCCGTCAGCGGGGACGTCGCCCGCGGCACCGACTACGTGGAGGACGAGCGTGACAAGCTGCCGCTGGTCGTCGGAGCCCTGCTGCTGCTCACCTTCGTGATGACGGTGATCGCGTTCCGCTCGGTGGTGATCGGGCTGCTCGGCGTCGTGCTGAACCTGCTCTCCGCCGCCGCCGCGCTCGGCGCGCTCGTCATCGTCTTCCAGGGCACGTGGGCCGAGGGGTTGCTCGACTTCGACTCGATGGGCGCGATCGCCTCCCGGGTGCCGCTGTTCCTCTTCGTGATCCTCTTCGGCCTTTCGATGGACTACCAGGTGTTCGTGGTCAGCCGGATCAAGGAGGCCCGGGACACCGGGATGCCGGCGCGGGAGTCGGTGATCGCGGGCATCGGGGCGTCGGCGAAGGTCGTGACCAGCGCTGCGGTCGTGATGGTCACCGTCTTCGCCGGGTTCGTCGCGCTGCATCTGACCGAGATGAAGCAGATGGGCTTCTGCCTCGCGCTCGCCGTGCTGCTCGACGCGGTGGTGATCCGGTTGATGGTGCTGCCCGCGGCCCTGCTGCTCCTCGGCGAGCGGGCCTGGTGGCGGACGCCGCGCCGGCCCGCACCGCTCCCGGCGGCGGGGGTGCCGGTGCCGGTGGGCGGCGCGGACGGGGAGACGGCCCGTACGGCCCGGAACGTACGCTGA
- a CDS encoding site-2 protease family protein: MRATFTLGRIAGIRVGVHWSVVLIFGIILVGLAQGQLPDSDPGRPRALYWAAGLVAALVFFVSLLAHELAHAVVARRNGVDADDIVLWLLGGVARLKSEASSPGAELRIAGIGPLVSLVLGGLFVLGTWLLHHASAPELVVQVMGWLAGINLLLAVFNSLPAAPLDGGRLLRALLWWRTGDRLRAIAGATAAGRALGWLLIVLGFVWFLRGGGFSGLWLALIGWFLIGAATAESRQAQLRGVLSGVPVRNAMTPDPVVVPASLDVAHLLDNPLYRHSAFPVLGGNGEPVGLVTLRGARHVRPDHGGTVTVGEVMVPLAELVVVGPDDSLADLLPRMSPGPEHRVLVTEEGRLAGILSLSDISRTVRYLAETTPRARQGP; the protein is encoded by the coding sequence GTGCGGGCGACGTTCACACTGGGGCGCATCGCCGGGATCCGGGTCGGGGTCCACTGGAGCGTGGTCCTGATCTTCGGCATCATCCTGGTCGGCCTCGCGCAGGGCCAGCTCCCGGACTCGGATCCCGGCCGTCCCCGGGCGCTGTACTGGGCGGCGGGCCTGGTGGCCGCCCTGGTCTTCTTCGTCTCCCTCCTCGCCCACGAGCTGGCGCACGCCGTGGTCGCGCGGCGCAACGGCGTCGACGCGGACGACATCGTGCTGTGGCTGCTCGGCGGGGTGGCCCGGCTGAAGTCGGAGGCGTCGAGCCCGGGGGCGGAGCTGCGGATCGCGGGGATCGGCCCCCTGGTCAGCCTCGTGCTGGGCGGACTCTTCGTGCTGGGCACCTGGCTCCTCCACCACGCGTCCGCGCCGGAGCTCGTGGTGCAGGTGATGGGCTGGCTGGCGGGCATCAACCTGCTGCTCGCCGTCTTCAACTCCCTGCCGGCCGCGCCGCTGGACGGCGGGCGGCTGCTGCGCGCGCTGCTGTGGTGGCGTACGGGAGACCGGCTGCGGGCGATCGCCGGGGCCACCGCGGCGGGCCGCGCGCTGGGCTGGCTGCTCATCGTGCTGGGCTTCGTGTGGTTCCTGAGAGGCGGCGGGTTCAGCGGCCTCTGGCTGGCGCTGATCGGCTGGTTCCTCATCGGGGCGGCCACCGCCGAGAGCCGGCAGGCGCAGTTGCGCGGTGTGCTCTCCGGTGTCCCCGTACGGAACGCCATGACGCCGGACCCGGTCGTGGTGCCCGCGAGCCTGGACGTCGCGCACCTGCTGGACAACCCGCTGTACCGGCACTCGGCGTTCCCCGTCCTCGGCGGGAACGGGGAGCCGGTCGGTCTGGTGACGCTGCGCGGCGCCCGGCACGTACGGCCCGACCACGGCGGGACGGTGACCGTGGGCGAGGTGATGGTGCCGCTGGCGGAGCTCGTCGTCGTCGGACCGGACGACTCCCTGGCCGATCTGCTGCCCCGCATGTCGCCGGGTCCCGAACACCGCGTCCTGGTCACCGAGGAGGGCAGGCTCGCCGGGATCCTGTCGCTGTCGGACATCAGCCGGACGGTGAGGTACCTGGCCGAAACCACGCCCCGCGCGAGACAGGGACCCTGA
- a CDS encoding response regulator transcription factor has protein sequence MTTPVHATPLRVVLADDHIVMRAGLVALLAAEPSIEVVGEAGDGREAVALVARLDPDVALLDLRMPQLDGVGATAAIVAAAARTRVLILTTYDTDSEIERAVEAGATGYLLKDATRAQLVDAIHAASRGETVLAPRVAQRLVAKMRSPAPVTLTPRESEVLAGVAEGLSNAEIGKRLFIGEATVKTHLLRIFAKLDVSDRTRAVVVALESGLLPSR, from the coding sequence ATGACGACACCCGTACATGCCACTCCGCTCCGCGTCGTCCTCGCCGACGACCACATCGTGATGCGCGCGGGCCTCGTCGCGCTGCTCGCCGCCGAGCCCAGCATCGAGGTCGTCGGCGAGGCCGGCGACGGCCGCGAGGCCGTCGCCCTCGTCGCCCGCCTCGATCCGGACGTCGCCCTCCTCGACCTGCGGATGCCGCAGCTCGACGGCGTCGGCGCCACCGCCGCGATCGTCGCGGCAGCGGCGCGTACCCGGGTGCTGATCCTCACCACGTACGACACGGACAGCGAGATCGAGCGCGCGGTCGAGGCCGGTGCCACCGGCTATCTGCTGAAGGACGCCACCCGCGCCCAGTTGGTCGACGCCATCCACGCCGCCTCCCGCGGCGAGACGGTCCTCGCGCCCCGCGTCGCCCAGCGCCTGGTGGCGAAGATGCGCAGCCCCGCCCCGGTGACGCTGACGCCGCGTGAGTCCGAGGTACTGGCCGGGGTGGCCGAGGGGCTGTCGAACGCCGAGATCGGCAAGCGCCTGTTCATCGGTGAGGCCACCGTGAAGACCCACCTGCTGCGCATCTTCGCCAAGCTCGACGTCAGCGACCGTACCCGCGCCGTGGTCGTCGCCCTGGAGAGCGGCCTGCTGCCGAGCCGCTGA
- a CDS encoding MarR family winged helix-turn-helix transcriptional regulator, giving the protein MNDVRWLSEDEQRIWRLFMDAVRDFNAHLDRQLRRDSGMPVAYYEILVHLSEAPGRSLRMSQLAELCRSSRSRLSHAVAALEKAGYVSRCTTDADRRGSVAQLTDAGFGVLEAAAPAHVTEVRKHLFDVLTPEQQQQLGEISGAVKNGLRPICAQARAEDGEEAEEAEVTMEATAEGAAGKAREAVAEA; this is encoded by the coding sequence ATGAACGACGTACGCTGGCTCTCCGAGGACGAACAGCGGATATGGCGCCTCTTCATGGACGCGGTCCGTGACTTCAACGCTCATCTGGACCGCCAGTTGCGGCGCGACTCCGGGATGCCCGTGGCGTACTACGAGATCCTGGTGCACCTCTCCGAGGCCCCCGGGCGCAGCCTGCGCATGAGCCAGCTCGCCGAGCTGTGCCGCTCCTCGCGCAGCCGGCTGTCGCACGCGGTGGCGGCCCTGGAGAAGGCGGGGTACGTCTCCCGCTGCACCACCGACGCCGACCGCCGGGGGTCCGTGGCGCAGCTCACCGACGCCGGGTTCGGCGTGCTGGAGGCGGCGGCGCCGGCGCATGTGACGGAGGTGCGCAAGCACCTCTTCGACGTGCTCACGCCGGAGCAGCAGCAGCAGCTCGGTGAGATCAGCGGCGCGGTGAAGAACGGGCTGCGGCCGATCTGCGCGCAGGCGCGGGCCGAGGACGGTGAGGAGGCCGAGGAGGCGGAGGTCACCATGGAGGCCACCGCGGAGGGCGCCGCAGGCAAGGCGCGGGAAGCCGTCGCGGAAGCCTGA
- a CDS encoding M28 family metallopeptidase, with protein MPLRRARLRSRPAAALLAGGLLTALLVPAAVAAEPAAQPASGGSTAAPAARVAPEQAPDIPVANVKAHLSQFQSIAAANGGNRAHGRPGYRASLDYVKGKLDAAGFTTRIQQFSAGGGTGYNLIADWPGGDANQVLMAGAHLDSVSSGPGINDNGTGSAAVLETALAVARSGFQPREHLRFAWWGAEELGLVGSRYYVSNLPAADRAALSGYLNFDMIGSPNPGYFVYDDDPQIEKVFKDYYAGLGVPTEIETEGDGRSDHAAFKSAGVPVGGLFTGASRTKSSAQAAKWGGTAGQAFDRCYHSSCDTTSNVNDTALNRNSDALAHAVWTLSE; from the coding sequence ATGCCCCTCCGTCGTGCACGCCTCAGGTCGCGGCCGGCCGCCGCGCTCCTCGCCGGCGGGCTGCTGACCGCGCTGCTCGTGCCGGCCGCCGTCGCCGCGGAGCCCGCGGCGCAGCCCGCGTCCGGCGGCTCAACCGCCGCGCCCGCGGCGCGCGTCGCGCCCGAGCAGGCGCCGGACATACCCGTCGCGAACGTCAAGGCGCACCTGTCGCAGTTCCAGTCCATCGCCGCCGCCAACGGCGGCAACCGCGCCCACGGCCGTCCCGGCTACCGGGCCTCGCTCGACTACGTGAAGGGCAAGCTCGACGCCGCCGGATTCACCACCAGGATCCAGCAGTTCAGCGCCGGCGGCGGCACCGGCTACAACCTCATCGCCGACTGGCCGGGCGGCGACGCGAACCAGGTCCTCATGGCCGGCGCGCACCTCGACTCGGTCTCCTCGGGACCCGGCATCAACGACAACGGCACCGGCTCCGCCGCCGTCCTGGAGACCGCGCTTGCCGTCGCCCGGTCCGGCTTCCAGCCGCGCGAGCACCTGCGCTTCGCCTGGTGGGGCGCGGAGGAACTGGGCCTGGTCGGCTCCCGGTACTACGTCAGCAACCTGCCGGCCGCCGACCGCGCCGCGCTCTCCGGCTATCTGAACTTCGACATGATCGGCTCGCCCAACCCCGGGTACTTCGTCTACGACGACGACCCGCAGATCGAGAAGGTCTTCAAGGACTACTACGCCGGCCTCGGCGTCCCCACCGAGATCGAGACCGAGGGCGACGGCAGGTCCGACCACGCGGCGTTCAAGAGCGCGGGCGTTCCGGTCGGCGGGCTGTTCACGGGCGCGAGCCGGACGAAGTCGTCGGCGCAGGCGGCGAAGTGGGGCGGCACGGCCGGTCAGGCATTCGACCGGTGCTACCACTCCTCGTGCGACACCACGTCGAACGTGAACGACACGGCGCTCAACCGGAACAGCGACGCGCTCGCGCACGCGGTATGGACGCTGTCCGAGTAA
- a CDS encoding sensor histidine kinase — translation MLPRPRRGDPLWIWMLHGWDVFSWAIIGLLTLVTILGDVPAGDRYGSLVPVALLALGYAVVRSRPGNPVRLAYGYLVLLILVLGWLSWLRDGYGVLYTVTLAQFVIFVDGLRGAVVSSALGAVAITLGGALREGWSVDSIAANALSSVAVYAVSVMIALLTPRALAVRDERARLRSRLADAEQQLVHAQKRQGAAEERERIAREIHDTLAQGFASIVVLAEAARAGLAAEPAKSAQQLLSIERTARENLAEARVLVGAAPRSGVAAGSVATTLRRTLDRFAEDTGLVVEAQLPDVDCDQPTRIALLRCTQESLANVRKHAEASTVGVVLTAGPEGIELEITDDGKGFAPGAVGPAATRGGGAGVDDGEADGAVPAGGFGLDGMRRRLAEFGGELTVTSSPGDGTRILVTVPAAEPTADGALPDGTRAAGAATVTAAGATGATGIATDGQV, via the coding sequence ATGCTTCCTCGGCCACGGCGCGGCGACCCCCTCTGGATCTGGATGCTGCACGGCTGGGACGTCTTCTCCTGGGCGATCATCGGCCTGCTGACACTGGTCACGATCCTCGGAGACGTCCCGGCCGGGGACCGGTACGGGTCGCTCGTGCCCGTGGCCCTGCTCGCCCTCGGCTACGCGGTCGTGCGCAGCCGCCCCGGGAATCCGGTGCGGCTCGCGTACGGCTACCTCGTCCTGCTCATTCTCGTCCTGGGGTGGCTGTCGTGGCTCCGCGACGGCTACGGCGTGCTCTACACGGTGACGCTGGCCCAGTTCGTGATCTTCGTGGACGGCCTGCGGGGCGCCGTCGTCAGCAGCGCCCTCGGCGCCGTCGCGATCACTCTCGGCGGTGCGCTGCGCGAGGGCTGGAGTGTCGACAGTATCGCCGCCAACGCCCTCTCGTCCGTCGCCGTCTACGCCGTCAGCGTCATGATCGCGCTGCTGACCCCCCGGGCACTGGCGGTACGCGACGAGCGCGCCCGGTTGCGCAGCCGGCTGGCCGACGCCGAACAGCAGCTCGTGCACGCGCAGAAGCGGCAGGGCGCCGCCGAGGAGCGGGAGCGGATCGCGCGGGAGATCCACGACACCCTCGCGCAGGGCTTCGCTTCGATCGTCGTACTCGCCGAGGCGGCGCGCGCCGGGCTGGCCGCCGAGCCCGCGAAGAGCGCGCAGCAGTTGCTCTCCATCGAACGCACCGCCCGCGAGAACCTCGCCGAGGCCCGCGTCCTCGTCGGCGCCGCCCCGCGCAGCGGTGTCGCCGCCGGTTCCGTCGCCACCACGCTGCGGCGCACCCTGGACCGCTTCGCCGAGGACACCGGGCTCGTGGTCGAGGCCCAACTGCCTGACGTCGACTGCGACCAGCCGACCCGGATCGCACTCCTGCGCTGTACGCAGGAGTCGCTGGCCAACGTGCGCAAGCACGCGGAGGCGTCGACGGTCGGGGTGGTGCTGACGGCGGGCCCGGAGGGCATCGAGCTGGAGATCACCGACGACGGGAAGGGGTTCGCACCGGGGGCGGTGGGGCCGGCCGCGACTCGCGGCGGCGGTGCCGGTGTCGACGACGGCGAGGCGGACGGCGCCGTGCCTGCCGGGGGCTTCGGGCTGGACGGCATGCGCCGGCGGCTCGCCGAGTTCGGCGGCGAGCTCACCGTGACCAGCTCCCCCGGTGACGGCACCCGCATACTCGTCACCGTGCCCGCCGCCGAGCCCACCGCGGACGGCGCCCTCCCGGACGGGACCCGCGCGGCCGGGGCGGCCACCGTCACTGCCGCCGGCGCGACGGGCGCCACCGGAATCGCCACGGACGGACAGGTCTGA
- a CDS encoding YceI family protein yields the protein MTTHADRIPAYQTGTWTIDPVHSDVSFVVRHLGVTRVRGTFDHVEGTIVTHEDPLQSEVTAVIRTTSVNTRNDMRDDHVRTADFLDVETYPEMTFKSTGIRVKDDVYLIDGDLTLRGVTRPVTLETEVGGFGPGMQEGHTVVGFSATTEINRSDFGVTGGAAGAAVSDKIKITLDIEAGRS from the coding sequence ATGACCACTCACGCCGACCGGATCCCCGCTTACCAGACCGGCACCTGGACGATCGACCCGGTGCACTCCGACGTCTCGTTCGTCGTCCGGCACCTGGGCGTCACGCGGGTCCGCGGCACGTTCGACCATGTCGAGGGCACCATCGTGACCCACGAGGACCCGCTGCAGTCCGAGGTCACCGCGGTCATCCGGACCACCTCGGTCAACACGCGCAACGACATGCGTGACGACCACGTACGCACGGCGGACTTCCTGGACGTCGAGACGTACCCGGAGATGACCTTCAAGTCCACCGGGATCCGGGTGAAGGACGATGTCTACCTGATCGACGGCGACCTGACCCTGCGCGGCGTGACCCGCCCCGTGACCCTGGAGACCGAGGTCGGCGGCTTCGGGCCGGGCATGCAGGAGGGCCACACGGTCGTCGGGTTCTCCGCGACCACCGAGATCAACCGCAGCGACTTCGGCGTGACCGGCGGCGCGGCCGGTGCCGCGGTGAGCGACAAGATCAAGATCACGCTGGACATCGAGGCGGGCCGTTCCTGA